The following are encoded in a window of Numida meleagris isolate 19003 breed g44 Domestic line chromosome 13, NumMel1.0, whole genome shotgun sequence genomic DNA:
- the MPRIP gene encoding myosin phosphatase Rho-interacting protein isoform X2, producing MAAKDNPCRKFQANIFNKSKCQNCFKPRESHLLNDEDLNQAKPIYGGWLLLAPEGTDFDNPVHRSRKWQRRFFILYEHGLLRYALDEMPTTLPQGTINMNQCTDVVDGESRTGQKFSLCILTPEKEHFIRAENKEIISGWLEMLIVYPRTNKQNQKKKRKVEPPTPQEPGPAKMAVTSSNIPSAEKVPATKSTLWQEEMRGKEPPDTGSISPVQSPVQGVASSLKDPVLDSKEDESSMNGDRIDCGRKTRVESGYFSLEKTKQDSKLEEQQLPPPPSPPSPSTPNNRYSYPKSPSQEHAQPFPSPGTRSGDRVIHSFSLNSLDSKSSCPMHKDSSSRDVGRGAEKSGRPLSFKASRQYTTLADVPKAVRISNREAFQVERKRLERRTRARSPGREEVARLFGNERRRSQVIEKFEALDIENAEHMETSVPAGAALSSETRQGRSEKRVFPRKRDFTCEGAAMGSILDVSASPLSPHRRAKSLDRRSTESSMTPDLLNFKKGWLTKQYEDGQWKKHWFVLTDQSLRYYRDSVAEEAADLDGEIDLSTCYDVTEYPVQRNYGFQIHTKEGEFTLSAMTSGIRRNWIQTIMKHVRPTTAPDVTSSLPEEKNKTNSSFEPSPKPSEKPDAEQTELDPEQKRSRARERRREGRSKTFDWAEFRPIQQALAQERANAADSSKSGTAAFPRDTSAADTDPGELERERARRREERRKRFEMVDAVDGAGQEETLRMEVDRILPVPADIKPQNVHVEIEQRWHQVETTPLREEKQIPIAPLHLAHAEDRDEGLTKQHLTTLLEKELEQKQKEALELLEQNRHLQDQLKVALGREQSAREGYVLQTEVAASPSGAWQRLHKVNQDLQSELEAQCQRQELINQQIQSLKRSYAEAKDVIRHHEAEIQSLQARLSNAAAELSIKEQTLAKLRSDLRSEKEKAKEQLEEWQHGEAALSSQLKASEQKLKNAEALLLEKTQELRDLEMQQALQRDHQKEVQRLQDRIAELSRQLNASEQARILMEEKLQKNYEALLESCEREKQVLIRSLKEVEERANEYENQLQNSEQQMEILQKEKLSAKFEGSELVHQLEEQLLLKEASIQKLGEHIKELERERDQIKCRFHELMNQVAESDNEVAKLQAKLKMEETNYHNLEQSFEEVSDQFQGVQKVLKEKEEELRHVKEMHLRIVEKKDQDLSEALVKMVALDSSLEETKVKLKAKEEALRKLTSVGAGPCAEEAEDAGPHLEADESNPSQLGQPLPSHDALPALTCALKEEEEEVLETSQRQAEEFGSPSKAAELQDQELAQKALAKPDVGVMGAKRQRIRFSSIQCQKYIHPDGSEKNWTSSTSSDTSQDRSLSEESMSSEPAPGYPSSAASDSETYLSIIHSLETKLYITEEKLKDVTMKLESQHGHNQETLIALHHQWASTESQLREQLQSSLSQVSALVSQLESERQEKLKLVENHVSELGCFQMKNNQALACLEKCREQLRSLPKSDKEKEGDLFLVTLSGMETTLSSAIRALSGAPVPPECQQSEGLVTGSPASEGGVLGEGEPVSEEQPAGTFDTGQLRWLSERVAFEASLISQIAESLKNAGSEISQLLREIRGTAEVALIEPASASRTAVDLAGVLSKKLLLEGEFWSQVEELRVHLSTREGEAEGKTEPAGVGFSPCFLSAVADATLIKAELGFVAQKMRESFHQRLKTIEEELHNTKTALQQHKCMLEEILKAYRTPDFDRVVHQISEALEIQKDASERAQISWDGSCLQMEPCQEGAKMEEVRGLPGRGGEALVSIQEDLAQQLKDKSSVLKEISVALLSLPPEEAMRDCQNLLKISQSLSYHSCMGDLERYSSLLVQDAIVQAQVCYAACKVRLEYERELKSYKESLQSMDALCQERVKTVSLLREEYEELLRKQQGEYGEVIAMLERENADLKAKVSQLDGQRRLLEEEEHKHSKTLSELQGRYEEEIRNVIEQLNRTEDALKAERTEGLNQLDAIVRDKQDMERYHLEQMQMLEDKFQAKIKELQAIHGEELQALQEHYSQNLQRLQHALDEYQQQHPDAVSAEGPGGGDGWGAGEPGSATQGPSGDLDSMHGLRERIQELEAQMNVMRDELENKHLEGSASTLREKYQKDFENLKATCERGFAAMEETHQKKIEDLQRQHQRELEKLREEKDRLLAEETAATISAIEAMKNAHREELERELEKSQRSQISSVNADIEALRRQYLEELQSVQRELEVLSEQYSQKCLENAHLAQALEAERQALRQCQRENQELNAHNQELNNRLAAEITRLRTLLTGEGGGEAAGSPLTQGKDAYELEVLLRVKESEIQYLKQEISSLKDELQTALRDKKYASDKYKDIYTELSIVKAKADCDISRLKEQLKAATEAQGEKSPVNTTVSGYDIMKSKSNPDFLKKDRSSVSRQLRNIRSKVSSLLFPLRCRWPVLLSGGDLRWEEMGRGRKQRISRHLC from the exons CCGACGACCCTCCCACAGGGTACCATCAACATGAACCAGTGCACAGACGTGGTGGACGGGGAGAGCCGCACAGGGCAGAAATTCTCCTTATGCATCCTAACGCCAGAGAAAGAGCACTTCATCCGGGCTGAGAACAAGGAGATCATCAGCGG GTGGCTGGAGATGCTGATAGTCTACCCGAGGACAAACAAGCAGAAccagaagaagaagaggaaggtaGAGCCCCCAACTCCGCAG GAGCCCGGCCCTGCAAAGATGGCTGTGACCAGCAGCAACATCCCCAGTGCTGAGAAGGTCCCTGCCACCAAGTCCACGTTGTGGCAGGAGGAAATGAGGGGTAAAGAGCCACCAGACACGGGCAGCATCAGCCCAGTGCAGAGCCCAGTGCAGGGGGTTGCCAGCTCCCTGAAGGATCCTGTGTTGGACAGCAAGGAAG ACGAGAGCTCCATGAATGGGGACCGGATAGACTGTGGGCGGAAGACTCGGGTTGAGAGCGGCTACTTCTCCTTGGAGAAGACCAAGCAAGACTCGAagctggaagagcagcagctgccgcCACCTCcgagcccacccagccccagcaccccgAACAACAGGTACAGTTATCCCAAATCGCCCTCACAGGAGCATGCCCAGCCCTTTCCTTCCCCAGGTACCCGATCAGGCGACCGAGTGATTCACAGCTTTTCTCTGAACTCCTTGGACTCGAAGAGCAGTTGCCCCATGCACAAGGactccagcagcagagatgtaGGAAGGGGAGCTGAGAAATCGGGGCGTCCCCTTTCTTTTAAAGCCAGCCGGCAGTACACCACCCTGGCCGACGTTCCCAAGGCCGTTAGGATCAGTAATCGTGAGGCCTTCCAGGTGGAGAGGAAGCGGCTAGAGCGGAGAACCCGGGCGCGTAGCCCTGGGAGAGAAGAAGTGGCCCGGCTCTTTGGCAATGAGAGAAG gCGATCCCAGGTAATTGAGAAATTCGAGGCATTAGACATCGAGAACGCAGAGCACATGGAGACGAGCGTGCCAGCGGGAGCTGCCCTTTCCAGTGAGACGCGGCAGGGCAGGAGTGAGAAGAGGGTTTTCCCTCGGAAACGG GACTTCACGTGCGAAGGGGCGGCCATGGGCTCCATCCTGGACGTGTCTGCATCTCCGCTGTCCCCACACCGCCGGGCCAAGTCGCTGGACAGAAGGTCCACGGAGTCCTCCATGACG CCCGACCTGCTGAACTTCAAGAAGGGCTGGCTGACAAAGCAGTACGAGGACGGGCAG TGGAAGAAGCACTGGTTCGTGCTGACTGACCAAAGCCTGAGATACTACCGGGATTCGGTGGCGGAGGAG gCAGCAGACCTGGATGGAGAAATCGATTTATCAACGTGCTATGATGTCACCGAGTACCCAGTCCAGCGGAACTACGGCTTCCAGATCCAC ACAAAGGAAGGGGAGTTCACCCTCTCTGCCATGACATCTGGCATCCGCCGCAACTGGATTCAGACCATCATGAAGCACGTTCGCCCCACCACCGCACCCGACGTAACGAG ctccctgccagaggagaaaaacaaaacaaactcgTCCTTTGAGCCCAGCCCGAAGCCCAGCGAGAAGCCGGACGCGGAGCAAACTGAACTGGACCCGGAGCAGAAGCGGAGCCGTGCACGGGAGCGCCGGCGAGAGGGACGATCCAAGACCTTCGACTGGGCTGAGTTCCGCCCTATCCAGCAAGCCCTGGCTCAGGAGCGCGCCAACGCCGCCGACTCCTCCAAGAGCGGCACCGCCGCCTTCCCCAGGGACACCAGTGCTGCCGACACCGACCCGGGCGAGCTGGAGCGGGAGCGGGCCCGGCGGCGCGAGGAGCGGCGCAAACGCTTTGAGATGGTCGACGCCGTGGATGGAGCGGGACAGGAGGAGACGCTGAGGATGGAGGTGGATCGGATCCTGCCCGTCCCCGCGGACATCAAACCGCAGAACGTCCACGTGGAGATCGAGCAGCGGTGGCACCAGGTGGAGACCACCCCGCTGCGGGAGGAGAAGCAGATCCCCATCGCACCCCTGCACCTCGCCCACGCCGAGGACCGGGATGAGGGGCTGACAAAGCAGCACCTGACCACGCTGCTGGAGAAGGAG ctggagcagaagcagaaggaagccCTGGAGCTCCTGGAGCAGAACCGGCACCTGCAGGACCAGCTGAAAGTGGCGCTGGGCCGGGAGCAGAGCGCCCGTGAGGGCTACGTGTTGCAG ACCGAGGTGGCCGCCTCGCCATCAGGTGCCTGGCAGAGGCTCCACAAAGTCAACCAAGACCTCCAAAGCGAGCTGGAAGCCCAGTGCCAGCGTCAAGAGCTGATCAATCAGCAGATCCAGTCGCTGAAGCGCAGCTACGCCGAGGCTAAGGACGTCATCCGGCACCACGAAGCCGAGATTCAGAGCCTGCAGGCGAGGCTCAGCAACGCGGCGGCCGAGCTCTCCATCAAGGAGCAGACCCTGGCCAAGCTGAGGAGCGACCTGAGGAGCGAGAAGGAGAAGGccaaggagcagctggaggagtgGCAGCACGGTGAGGCCGCACTCAGCTCCCAGCTGAAGGCCAGCgagcagaagctgaagaacGCCGAGGCTCTGCTCCTTGAGAAGACCCAGGAGCTGCGGGACCTGGAAAtgcagcaggctctgcagagggaCCACCAGAAGGAGGTGCAGCGGCTGCAGGACAGGATCGCAGAgctgagcaggcagctgaaCGCCAGCGAGCAGGCGCGCATCCTCAtggaggagaagctgcagaagaactACGAGGCTTTGCTGGAGAGCTGTGAGAGGGAAAAGCAGGTTTTAATACGGAGTCTGAAAGAGGTAGAGGAGAGGGCGAACGAGTACGAGAATCAGCTGCAAAACAGCGAGCAGCAAATGGAaattctgcagaaggaaaagctgagcGCGAAGTTCGAGGGCAGTGAGCTTGTCCaccagctggaggagcagctgctgctgaaggaggcCAGCATCCAGAAACTGGGCGAGCACATCAAGGAGCTCGAGAGGGAAAGAGATCAGATCAAATGTCGGTTCCACGAGCTCATGAATCAAGTTGCTGAGTCAGATAATGAGGTTGCAAAGCTGCAAGCCAAGCTGAAAATGGAAGAGACCAACTACCACAACCTGGAGCAATCGTTTGAGGAGGTGTCAGATCAGTTCCAGGGTGTGCAGaaagtgctgaaagaaaaagaagaggagctGAGACACGTTAAGGAAATGCACTTGAGAATTGTGGAGAAGAAAGATCAAGATCTCAGTGAGGCTTTGGTTAAAATGGTTGCTTTGGATAGCAGTTTAGAGGAGACTAAAGTAAAGCTAAAGGCCAAGGAGGAGGCTTTAAGGAAATTAACTAGTGTAGGTGCAGGGCCGTGTGCTGAGGAGGCAGAAGATGCTGGCCCCCATCTCGAGGCTGATGAAAGTAACCCATCTCAGCTGGGGCAGCCTTTGCCAAGTCATGATGCCCTCCCAGCTCTGACCTGTGCGttgaaagaggaggaggaggaggttcTTGAGACCAGCCAGAGGCAAGCGGAGGAATTTGGCTCCCCTTCCaaagctgcagagctccaggaCCAAGAGTTGGCTCAGAAAGCCTTAGCAAAGCCAGATGTAGGAGTCATGGGGGCCAAGAGGCAGAGAATCCGTTTCTCGAGCATCCAGTGCCAAAAATATATCCACCCGGACGGGTCAGAGAAAAACTGGACGAGCAGTACTTCTTCTGACACCAGCCAGGACAGGTCATTGTCTGAAGAAAGCATGTCCTCAGAGCCAGCTCCTGGCTACCCATCGTCAGCGGCAAGCGACTCCGAGACCTACCTCTCAATCATCCACTCCCTGGAAACCAAGCTGTATattacagaggaaaaactgaaagatgtAACCATGAAGCTCGAGAGCCAGCACGGCCATAACCAGGAGACGCTCATCGCTCTGCACCACCAGTGGGCCAGCACAGAGTCTCAGCTGCGggagcagctccagagcagctTATCCCAAGTCAGTGCTCTTGTCTCGCAGCTGGAGAGCGAGAGGCAGGAGAAGCTGAAGCTCGTAGAAAATCACGTTAGCGAGCTGGGATGTTTCCAGATGAAAAACAACCAAGCGCTGGCTTGCTTGGAGAAGTGCAGGGAGCAGCTTAGATCTCTGCCCAAGTcagacaaggagaaggaggGTGATTTGTTCCTTGTTACTCTATCCGGCATGGAAACAACCTTATCGAGTGCAATCCGGGCCTTGAGTGGGGCACCAGTCCCGCCTGAGTGTCAACAGAGCGAGGGCCTTGTGACAGGATCCCCGGCATCAGAGGGGGGGGTGCTGGGTGAAGGGGAGCCTGTCTCCGAGGAGCAGCCAGCGGGGACGTTTGACACGGGCCAGCTGAGGTGGCTGTCTGAGAGAGTGGCCTTTGAGGCCTCTCTAATCAGCCAAATAGCAGAGTCTCTGAAAAACGCAGGCTCTGAGATATCGCAGCTTCTCAGGGAGATCCGGGGAACGGCAGAGGTGGCTCTGATAGAGCCGGCAAGTGCTTCTCGCACAGCAGTTGACTTGGCCGGTGTCCTATCTAAGAAGCTGCTGCTAGAAGGGGAGTTCTGGAGCCAGGTGGAGGAGTTGAGAGTGCACTTGAGCAccagggaaggagaagcagagggcAAAACAGAACCAGCAGGTGTTGGcttttctccatgttttctcagtgctgtaGCAGACGCTACGTTGATCAAGGCAGAACTTGGGTTTGTGGCACAGAAAATGAGGGAATCTTTTCACCAGAGATTAAAAACGATCGAAGAAGAGCTCCATAACACCAAAAcagctctccagcagcacaagTGCATGTTGGAGGAAATCCTCAAAGCGTACAGGACTCCTGATTTTGACAGAGTTGTGCATCAGATTTCTGAAGCActtgaaattcagaaagatgCTTCAGAAAGAGCCCAGATCTCCTGGGACGGGAGCTGCCTCCAAATGGAGCCGTGCCAGGAGGGGGCCAAGATGGAGGAGGTTCGTGGCCTACCAGGCCGCGGCGGCGAAGCTCTTGTTTCCATTCAGGAAGATCTTGCCCAACAGCTGAAGGACAAATCCAGCGTTCTTAAGGAAATCTCCGTTGCCTTACTCTCTCTGCCTCCTGAGGAGGCCATGAGAGATTGCCAGAATCTCCTCAAGATATCTCAGAGTCTTTCGTATCACTCGTGCATGGGAGACCTGGAGCGATACTCCTCTTTGTTAGTCCAAGATGCAATAGTTCAGGCTCAGGTTTGTTACGCCGCTTGCAAAGTCCGCCTGGAGTACGAGAGAGAGCTGAAGTCGTACAAGGAGTCCTTGCAGAGCATGGACGCGCTGTGCCAGGAGCGCGTGAAGACGGTCTCCCTGCTCCGGGAGGAGTACGAAGAGctgctgaggaagcagcagggtGAGTACGGCGAGGTGATCGCCATGCTCGAGCGGGAGAACGCCGACCTCAAAGCCAAGGTCTCCCAGCTCGACGGTCAGCGGAGGCTTTTGGAAGAAGAGgagcacaaacacagcaaaaccttGAGTGAGCTGCAGGGCCGGTACGAGGAGGAGATTCGGAATGTAATCGAACAGCTGAACAGGACGGAGGATGCTCTGAAGGCCGAGAGGACGGAGGGCCTCAACCAGCTGGACGCCATCGTCCGCGACAAGCAGGACATGGAGCGCTACCACCTGGAGCAGATGCAGATGCTGGAGGACAAGTTCCAGGCCAAGAtcaaggagctgcaggccaTCCATGgcgaggagctgcaggctctgcaggaGCACTACAGCCAGAACCTGCAGCGCCTGCAGCACGCCCTTGACGagtaccagcagcagcacccggATGCTGTCTCTGCGGAGGGACCGGGTGGTGGGGACGGCTGGGGGGCCGGGGAGCCGGGCAGCGCCACGCAGGGACCCAGCGGGGACCTGGACTCCATGCACGGCCTGCGGGAGCGCATCCAGGAGCTGGAGGCCCAGATGAACGTGATGAGGGATGAGCTGGAGAATAAGCACCTGGAGGGCAGCGCTTCCACGCTGAGGGAAAAGTACCAGAAAGACTTTGAGAACCTAAAG GCAACATGTGAGAGGGGCtttgcagccatggaggagaCGCACCAGAAGAAGATCGAGGACCTGCAGCGGCAGCACCAGCGGGAGCTGGAGAAGCTGCGGGAGGAGAAGGACCGCCTGCTGGCAGAGGAAACAGCTGCCACCATTTCAG CCATCGAAGCCATGAAGAACGCGCACCGGGAGGAGCTGGAGCGAGAGCTGGAGAAGTCGCAGCGCTCACAGATCAGCAGCGTTAACGCCGACATCGAGGCCCTCCGGAGGCAGTACCT GGAGGAGCTGCAGTCGGTGCAGCGGGAGCTGGAGGTGCTGTCGGAGCAGTATTCGCAGAAGTGCTTGGAGAACGCCCACCTGGCGCAGGCGCTGGAGGCTGAGAGGCAGGCCCTCCGCCAGTGCCAGCGGGAGAACCAGGAGCTCAACGCCCACAACCAG GAGCTGAATAACCGCCTGGCTGCGGAGATCACGCGGTTGCGGACCTTGCTGACCGGGGAGGGTGGAGGAGAGGCTGCTGGGTCGCCTCTCACCCAGGGCAAAGACGCCTACGAGCTGGAG GTCCTGCTGCGAGTCAAAGAGTCAGAAATCCAGTACCTGAAGCAGGAGATCAGCTCTCTCAAAGACGAGCTGCAGACGGCACTGAGG GATAAGAAATACGCCAGCGACAAGTACAAAGACATCTACACAGAGCTGAGCATTGTGAAGGCCAAGGCAGACTGTGATATCAGCAGGTTGAAAGAGCAGCTGAAAGCGGCCACAGAAGCTCAGGGAGAGAAATCCCCTGTGAACACCACTGTATCGGGATATG ACATTATGAAATCAAAAAGCAACCCTGATTTCTTGAAGAAAGACAGATCCAGTGTTAGCCGGCAACTAAGGAATATCAGGTCAAAGGTGAGCTCACTGCTCTTCCCCCTGCGATGCAGGTGGCCAGTGTTACTCTCCGGTGGGGATTTAAGATGGGAAGaaatgggaaggggaagaaaacagagaatttCCCGTCACCTGTGCTAA